CCCACGATCTTCACGTGCGGATCGCGCGCGCAGAGCGCGATCGGGATGCGCGCGGTGCCGGTGCCGAGGTCGAGCACCCAGCGCGGGCGCGCGGTCGGGGTGCGCGCGGTCGGCCCCGGCGAGCGGCGGAGGCGCAGCAGATCGTCGCAGAACGTCGCGTTCACCGCGGCGTGATCCATGGCGTCGTAGTCGGCGGCCTCGTCGGCCGTGTCCATCACCTCCGGCTCGCGCACGCGCGGCAGGGGATCCGGCGCGCCGGCGAGGCTCATCGCCCGAGCGCGATCTCGCGCTCGACCAGGGCGTCGGCCTTCTGCACGAACGCGACGAACCCAGCGTACTCGGCGCCCGGCTGCACGCGCGCCGCGGGGATGTCGATGACCCGCACGAGCCGCAGGGAGTGCCCCTCGACCGCGTCCTTCACCATGACCACGCGCTCCCCGTCGCGGAGCGTGCCGCCCGGCAGCTCGGCCGGCATGCGGACCGACGCGGGCACGACGATCTGGAAGTCGAGCTCGAAGTGCGAGGAGGCGCCGAGGAGCAGCGGCGTCTGCCGCGAAGGCAGGGTCGCGAGCTGCGCGAGGTGCAGGGGGAACAGCGATTTGAGCGCGAAGCCCGCGCCCTCGCTCCGCACGAGCTGGGTGACCTCGGCCTTCACCTTCATCACCAGCGGCTCGCCGAGGTGGGTCATGTTCTCGAGCTGCACGTCGCGCACGCGCGCGCCGGGCAGGTTCCGCGCGAGCAGGCGCGACTCGACGAAATCGAGCCGCTTGCCCTCGGGCACCTTGTCGAACACGCCGCGCATGCCGATGCCCACCTTGCCGGTGAACGACTGCGTGAGCTCGATGGTGGCGGAGCCGTCCTCGCGCAGATCGGCGCGCCCCTTGATGCCGATGCCGTCGGTCACGTCGGCCGCGCCCACCGCGATGGTCTCGCGCGGCGTGCCCGGCACGAGCACCACCGCGGTCTGGCCGCGCACCTCGGCGGGCACGTAGCCGTACGGGGCGAACTTGTCCTTTACGGTGAGCCAGCGGATCCCCTTGCCGGTCTCGAGGCGGAGCACGAGGCTGTCGTACCCCTCGATTTCACTCATCTTTCCGCGCGGCGGCATCGCGAGCTTGTTCTTCGCGATGGCGAACGTGACCGGCACGCCGAGCTGCCGGAGCAGGTGCGAGAAGGCGGCCTGCCGCGAGCCGCTCTTGCCGAGCACGGCGCGGCGACCGTCGTTCTCGGGGCCGTTCTCCACGTTGTCGAGCACCCAGTCGTAGGCCTTGCGCGCGAGGGCCTCGCGGTCGCCCGGGCCCGCGCCGCGCGCGATCTCGAGCGCGCGCCGACGGAGCCGCGGGTCGAGCGGGGTCTCGTCGTTCGCCACGTCGACGAGCTTGGCGAGGGTGTCCTCGAACGACTGGCCCCACCCCACGCGCACGCTCGGCAGAAACTCACGCGCCGACACGCTGTCGGGCTCCTCGGGCGCCGGCGGGCTCTCGTCCATGCGCCAGCGCCGCTCGACGAAGGTGCCCTTGTCGGAGAGCTTCGGCGGCGCGACCTGGCCGAGCACCTCGATCTCGAGGGGCCGGTCTTTCGGGGTGATGGTGACGAACTCGCTGCGCCAGTAGCCCTTGTCGGCCTCGCGGAAGAACCAGTGAGGGCCGCGGTAGCTGCGGCCCTTGTAGCTCTCCGGGCCGGTGGGGTTGATGTGCTCGATCTCGAGGTAGTCGCCCACCTCGAGGTGCGGCATCGTGAGCGTCGGCTTGCCGGCCACGGGCTCCGGCTCGAGGACCGAGCCGTCGGGCTTGATCACTCGGAGCCGAAGCACGAGGCCGCTCGGGGGCTCCTGCTCGGACTCCTTTCCGATGGCCTCCTGCGACTGCATCTTCAGGATCTCGTGCTCGAGCATCTCGCTCGAGCCGTCCGGGTGCACCCACACGGCCGAGTAGTCGAGGACGCGCGCGGCCACGCCGTCCATGTGCTTGCCGCTCTTCTCCCAGGCCTCGAAGGCCTTGATGACCGACCGACCGTCGATGCGGTACGGCTCGAGCGCGCTCGCGCCCTCGAGCATCTCCACGGCCTCGCGGATGTCGCTGCCCTTGCCGCCGGCCTGCAGGGTCTCGGCCAGCGCCCGACGGAGCGCGGAGACATCGCCCTTGGCGTAGGCGCGGTCGGCGAGCCGGAGGCGCAGCCCCGAGTCGGAGGGCTTCTTGGCGAGGGCCTTCTCGAGCTCGGCCGCGGCGGCGCTGGGATCACCGCCCCGCGTGAGGGCGTCGGCGATCCGACCGGGAAGATCGCGTCGATCGGGCCTGCGCGCTTGGAGCTTCTTCAGCTCCGCGACGGCCGCCTTCCAGTCGCGCCGCGCGAGCGCGCGATCGATGTCGATCTCGACGTCGGGGTCGAGGCGCTTGACGCGCTCGGCGACCGCGTCGGCCTCCGCGAGCGAGCCGTCGTCGTCGAGGGCCGCGAGCAAGAGCCGGAGCGCCGGCATGCTCTTCGGGAAGCGCGCGGCGAGGTCGCGGGCGACGCGCATGCGCTCCGCGCGCCAGCCGAGCTTGCCGTAAATGCGCGCGAGCTGATCGCCGAGCTCGATCACCTCGGGGAACTCGGCCACGAGCTTGCGCATGGGCTCCACCGACTCGACGAGCCCGCGCTGCTCCGCCTCCTCGAGCGTGAGCCACGCGCGCGAGACCCACAGCTTCGGGTCGGCCGCGGCGGCCCGCTGGTGGTACATCTTCTCGCTGCGCTTGCGGAGCTCGTCCGGCAGGGCCGGATCGCGCCCCACGAGCGACGCGGCGAGCTCGAGGGCGAACGGCGCCGCGTCTTTGCCGACCAGCGGCTCGAGCAGCACGGCCGCCACGTCTTGCATCGCCTCGACGCCCGCCGCGTGCGCGGCGAGGATCCGCACGACGGGGTCGATATCGGGCTCGGCGCCGCGGGCGATCGCGGTGACGAGCGCGTCGATCGGGTTCGGGCTGGGCAGCGCGACCGCGGGGGTGAGGCCGTACGGCTTGCCTGCCTCGAGGTCGGACGCGAGCCCCGCGGGCGAGCCGTCGCGGTTCAAGACGCGCACCGACGCGGAGTCGCCCACGATGCGCGCGAGGACTCGGTGCCGGCCCTTGCCCACGCGCACGGCCCCACCGAACCGCTGCCACACGCCCCAGTCGCGCAGATCGCGCTCGACCACCGGCACGTCGTCGACCCACACCTTCACCGAGCCCTGCACGGCGATGAGCAGCTCGCGCTCGGCCTCGGTGGTGACGTAGGTCTCCACGTAAAAGATGCCGTCGAGGGTCGGCTCGACCGCGCTCGCGACGCAGCGGGTCTGGTCGGTCTTCAGCACCCGCGGCGTGCTGCCGCGCACCGGATCGGCGGCGAAGGCCGCGGGCCACGGCGCGCTCTCCGCGGGGAACGAGCGGCGGCGATCGGCGGCCGTGGCGTGCCCGAACGGCCCGGCGATGCGCAGGCCCTTCACGCAGCCCATGCGGGCCGTGACCTGCGCGTCGTACGCTTTGTCAATAACCTTTACTTCATCGAAGGACTCGACGGCCCACCACTCGACGAGCTCGGCCACCGCGCGCCAGCCGAGCCGGCCGGGCCGCGCCACGAGGTCGTCGATGGTGGCCTTGTGCTTCTTCCACAGGTCGGCGACGGAGCCGCGGAGCGCCACGAGGCGGTGGGCGGCCATCCACGCGACGAGCTCTCGCTCGCCGTCGCGCACCTCGGACTCGCGCGCGGCGACGAGGGTCGCGACGAACGCGTCGGCGGCGGCCCGCGGCGCGCCGTGGCCCTCGTCGGCGAGGGCCTGCGAGAGGCTCGCGTAGACGCCGCGCTCCTTCGGGAGCGCCGCGAGCTGCTTTCGCGCCTCCGTGGCCTGCTTGGCCTCGCCGCCTGGAGCGAAGAGCTCGGCCAGCAGCCAGCGCCCGACGCGCTCGCCGTCGCCCGAGCCGCTGGCCGCACGCAAATCGCGCACGAGAGTGGAGGAGCTGGGGGCGGCGGGGTCCCTGCCGCAGCCGGAGGAGAGCGGCGTGAGCGCGAGCGCCCCGAGCGTGGCGAAGAGGGCAAGTGTTCGAGCGCGCATGCGGGGCGGAAGAGTCGGCTTTTGTGCGCGATCACACAAGCGGTTTCGGGCGAAGACGAGGCGGCGTGGCCCACACTTTGGTGCCCGGTTGGGGCCGGTTGGGGGCCGGTTAGGGGATTGGGGCTACGGCTTCTGGGTGGCGGGGCGGGCGATGCGGCCCATCTTCACGTGAGGTGGAGGCGGCGGCTCCGTGGGGCCGCGCCCGCCCATGACCCACTTGCCGGGGGGCGGCGCGTTCGGGGCGACGATGTCGGTCGGCGTGGGGGCCGGGGGCGGGTCGGTCGGCAGCTCCATGGGCAGGACCTCGACTTGGCACGGCGGGGGCGCCTCGTCGGCGGTCGCGGTGAGCGCATACGCGAAGCTCGCGAGCGCCCCGGCGAAGCTTCCGCCGAGGGCGAGCGCCCCCACGACCCGCATGCGCTTGCGGCGCACGCCCACCGGGCAGTCCTGGGTGAGCACCGTGCCGTCCTCGCGCCGGTAGAGGCGCACGCAGAGCTCGCCCTCCTTCGCGCGGAGCACCGCCTCGGCCTCGTCGCGGGTCAGCGCCGAGAGGTTGTAGACGTTCTTCTCGCACTTGCCGCAGAAGCGGGCGCGATCGTCGCCGACCATCCCCTCCCAGCGCGCCGAACAGGGCGACGCGATGGAGACGGCGTCGAGCATCGGCAGGCGGGGCTTGTGGCCGGGGGCGACCCGCTCGAGCAGCGTCCGGCTCGCGACGAGGTCGCGCTCGACCCGGGCCGCCTCCGTGGAGAGCCCGGGCTGCTCGCGGCGGCGGGCCTCGAGCTCGGCGAGCTCGGCCTCGAGCTTGGCGGCGCGCTCACGGAGGACGTCGAGCGGATCACGGGAGCTATCTCGGGAGCTCATCGGCGGCTCACTTCCTCTCGCCGGACGGGACGGGCGGCGCGGGCGGCGCCGGCGGCGGGCTCGCGGGGCCGATGTCGCCCATCTGGACGGGCATCTCCATCTTGCCCTGCACGGCCTCGGGGTGGCCGCCGCGTGACACCAGAAGGCTCGCGGCGAACCCCGTGGCCATCGCGGCCATGCCGCCGCCGATGGCGAGCACCCCCACGAGGCGTAGGCGCTTGCGGCGCACACCCACAGGGCAGTCTTGCGTGATCATCGTCCCGTCGGCGCGGCGGTAGAACCTCGCGCAGAGCTGCCCCTCGCGCTCGAGCACCAGCAGCTCGGCCTCGTCCCGGGTCATCGCGGACAGGTTGTAGACGTTCTTCTCGCACTTGCCGCAGAAGCGGGTCTTGTCGTCGCCGGTCATGTCTTCCCAGCGGGCGTTGCACGGCGAGGCGACCCGCACCTGGTCGAGGAGCGGGAGGTGCGGCGAGGCTCGGCGCTGCTCGAAGCGCTCGAGGAGGGCGCGGCTCTTCGCGAGAGACTCACGGAGCTCGGCCGCTTCGCGGTCGAGGCGGGCGGTCTCGGCCTGGCGCTGCTCGAGGGTGCGGAGCTCGTCCGAGAGCAGATCTGTGCGGGCGCGGAGGGCGTCTTCGGCGCTGCGGTACGTCATGGGTCTCACTCGAACGCGCCAGTCGGCGAAAAGTTGGGTCGATTGTCTCGTTTTTTCCCGCCCTGACTGCACCAATTCACACGTTCAGCGTCGGCGCGGCGCGCGGGTAGGTGGGGGCGGGGCGGGTTCGACGGCGCCATTCCTCTGAAATTTGTCGCTGGCCACATCGGAGGAGCCGATGCCGCCCAAGAGGTGCTGCTGGAAGAAGGTCACGTCGACAGGGGCGTGGGCAGGGGCGGGCGCGGGGCGCGCCGCCGGCGGGACGGGGACCGCGAACACCGCCGAAGCACACGCGGCGTCGTCGTCGGCCACGCCCGTGATCGCGGCCCCGAAGGCCGCCGCGATCGCGAGGGCGCGCACGCCGCGGAGGCGCTTTCGCCGCACGCCCACAGGGCAATCTTGCGTGAGCACGGTGCCGTCGGCGCGCCGATAGAGCTTCGCGCAGAGCCCTCCTTCGCCGTGAGCCTGAAGGAGCGACTCCGCCTCCTCGGCGGTGAGGGCCGACAGGTTGAAGACCGTCTTCTGGCAGCCATCGCAGAAGCGCGTGTGCTCGTCCCCCTCCATGTCCTCCCAGCGCGCGGGGCACGGAGAGGCGATCTTCGCGCTCTCGAGCATGGGGAGCCTGCGGTGGCGCGCGTGGCCGTCGAGGAGAGCCTGGCTCTCACGGAGCTCGCGGGCGACGCGGCTGGCCGCCTCGGCGAGGCCGGCTTGCTCGGCGCGCCGGACCTCGAGCTCGGCGAGGTCGCCCTCGAGGCGGGCGTGGTAGGCGCGGAGCGCGTCCAAGGGCTCGCTCACGGCGCCCTCGAAATGCGGCGCGCGCGCCCGCGCGGGTCCTGAACGAGGCTCGCCACGGAGGCTCGGGCGTCAACCTGCATGGGGCGTCTCGACGCCGCGCCCACCGAAAGGTTCCCAGATTTCTCCGCAGCGACTGCCTCGCTGGTGCTTTCCGCCCCCAGGGCGGATCATCGATTGCCAGTGGGCGGGTCCGCGCGCGCTGCTACCGTATTTTGTCATGAAGTACGCGCGCCTAGCGGCGGTCTCGACCACCGTCTTCGTCACGCTCCTCACGTCCCTCGTGTGCGGCACCGCCAGCGCCAACGCCCCGGGCCCGCCCGGCTACACCGGCAAGCCGAACCCCACGTTCCCCGGGGGCGACGGCTGCGGTCGATGCCACACGGGGGGCCCCACGCCGCAGGTGCAGCTCACGGGCCCAGACACGATCGCGGCCGGCGCGAAGGGCAGCTACACCCTTCGCGTGACGGCGTCCGGCGGCACCCTGCGCTGCGTGGTGGGGGCGACCGCGGGCGTCGACCTCACGCCGACGAGCGCCTCGGTCGTGAAGTCGTTCGACGAGCTCACTCCGTCGGGCGCCGCGGGCGGCAACTGCACGTTCGAGGTGCAGCCCATGAACGCAGGCAGCATCACGATCTACTACGGGGGCGCGTCGACCAACGGCAGCGGCACGGGCGGTGACGGCTTCGCGAGGGGCACGAAGGTCGTCAGCGTGACCGGCACGCCGCCCCCTCCCACCGATGGCGGCGGTCCACGCCCCGACGCGAGCGCGCCCCTCCCCGACGGCGCCGTGCCCCCCGCGAAAGACGGCGGGTCCACGCCCACGTCGGACGGCGGAGCGCTCCCCGATGGCGGCGGCGCAACCCCCGGCCCACGTACACCCGGCACCCTCGGCCCGACCGACGAGGACGGCGGGTGCAACAGCTCGGGCGGCCCTCCCGTGTCGGCTTGGGGGCTCGTGTGGTCGGGTGTGGTCGCGGGCGCCCTGCTGCTCTCGCGGCGCCGCTCGCGCGCCGCCTGAGCGGCCGGCCCGTTTCGTTGGCTTTTTTGTGCGCGGGGCCTCCACACAGCGCTGCTCGCGCAGCCGGTGCGTGGTAGGGAGTGCGCATGTCCACCGACGCCCCTGCCGGCGACTCGTTCGCGGCCCTCTTCGAGCAGCAGTCCCACGGCCGGTCCGACCGCCGCAGCCGATCTTTCAAGGTGGGCGACAAGCTCGACGTCGTCGTCGTGCAGGTCGGCAAAGACGCCGTGTTCGTGGAGCTCGACGGAAAGCGCCAGGGCTTCCTCGAGGCCGACGAGCTGCGCGACGAGGCCGGCGAAGTCACGGTGAAGCCCGGCGATCGGGTCACAGCCCACGTGCTCGAGGCGAACGATCAGCAGGGCATGTTCCGGCTCGGGAAGAGCTTCGGCAAGACCCACGGCGTCGACGGCCTCGAGCGCGCGAAGGCGGCCGGTGTGCCGGTCGAGGGCAAGGTGCTCGCGCTGAACAAGGGCGGCGCCGAGGTCGAGGTCGGGGGCGTGCGCGCCTTCTGCCCGATGGGCCAGCTCGACTCGCGCTTCGTGCAAGACGCCAGCGCGTTCATCGGCCAGAGCCTCTCGTTCCTCGTGAGCGAGGTGAAAGACGGCGGCAAGAGCGTCGTGCTCTCGCGCCGCGCGCTCCTCGAGCGCGACGCGCACGAGGCCTTCGCGAAGACCCAGCAGTCGCTCGTGCCCGGCGCCACCCTGACCGGCACGGTCACCTCCATCCGCGACTTCGGCGCGTTCGTCGACCTCGGCGGCATCGAGGGGCTCATCCCGCGCTCGGAGATCGGCCACGACCGCAGCGTGGCCGTGGGCGACGCGCTCCGGGCCGGCGAGACCGTCGAGGTGCTCGTGCGCGAAGTGAAAGAGGTGCCGCCGCCGGAGGGTCGCGAGGGCAAAGGCCGGCGCGGGCCGCAGCTCAAGATCACCCTGTCCTTGAAGGCCCTCATGGCCGATCCGTGGCAGGGCCTCGACCTCGCCGAGGGCAAGGTCCTGGACGGCACCGTCGTGCGCACGCAGCCGTTCGGGGCGTTCGTGCGCATCGCGCCGGGCGTCGAGGGGCTCCTTCACGTGTCGGAGCAGCCGAAGGGCGCCGAGCTGGGCGAGGGCACCGCCGTGCTCGTGGTCGTCAAGAAGCTTGACCTCTTGGCCAAGAAGATCGGCCTCGGCGTGGCCCCCGAGGGCGCGGCCGTGGGCAGCGTCCTCGAGGTGCCGCGGGCGGCCGTGGCCGTGCGCGTGAACGCCGTGGTCACCGGGGTCGTCGAGAAGATCGAGACCTTCGGGCTGTTCGTTCAGCTCGACGGTGTGACCGGGCGCGGCGGGCGCGGGCTCGTCCCCAACGCCGAGACCGGCCTGCCGCGCGGCGCCGACCTCCGCAAGGCCTTCCCCGAGGGCACGAAGGTGTCCGCGAAGGTGCTCGAGACCGGGGAGGGCAAGCTCCGCCTCTCCCTGCGTGGCGCGAAGGACGCCGAAGAGCGCGCGCAGTTCGAGCAGGCGCGCTCGTCGATGAAGGCGCCGGCGTCGCTCGGCACGTTCGGCGATCTTCTGAAGAAGGTGGACCTCTCCGGCGGCGCGAAGGCCGGCAAGGGCAAGAAGAAGTAAACGCGGCGCGGGCCAGCGCGAGGCGAGCGGTGACGCAGCTCTTCGCCCCCGTCTGCTCGGTCACGCCCACCCGCCGCCGGCGCTTCCTCTGGGCGGCGTGGTGGAGCGGTCCGCCCGGCCGGGAGCCCTTTCGGCCCCCGGACGCGGCGAGCGGCGGCGCGCGGACTCGCGAGGAGGCGCACCAGCAAGCCGAGCGGGCGTGCGGCGCGCCGCTCGTAGCGATCGACGGGAGCTGGGCGCGCGCGTGGGCGCGCGTGCTGCGGGGTGAGCCCGCGTTCCCCTCGGCGACGGGCGAAGGCGCGCGCGTGGACGGCCAGGCTCGTGCGCCGGCCCTCAACGACGCGGCGCGCGCCGAGCCCCGCTCGGTGTGGGACACGCTCGGAGTGCCGCCCTCGGCGACGGACGAGGAGGTGAAGCGAGCCTACCGGCAGCGCGCCCTCGAGACTCACCCCGACCGCGGGGGCGACGCCGAGGCGTTCCGGGCCGTACAGCGCGCCTACGAGGTGGCGAGCGCGCGGAAGGCGAAGGCCGCGAGGCGCCCGAAGCGCCGCCGGGAGCCCGCGGGTTGAGGTAGCGCGCGAACGAGTGCCCTCGGCGCGATTCCCACGTACCGTCTTCGAGACACATGAGCGGCCGGCGTGATCTCCACGACACGAGCGAGCGAGAGCTGCCCCGGGGCACGCGCTTGCTGGATCGCTACGTGATCCTCGATCGGTACGACGGCGGCGGAATGGCCACGATCTACCGAGCGGAGGACGAGCGCCTCTCGCGGGTGGTGGTCGCGAAGGTGCTGCGCACGACGCTGGTGGAGGGCTCGGGGAGCACGAGCGGCCGCGCCCTGTACCATGCAACTTACACGCATTTTCTCGACGAGGCGCGGGCCCTCTCGAAGCTGCAGCACCCAAGCACGCTGCGCATCTACGACTTCGGATACGTCGGTGACGCCTCGACGCCGACCGAGGAGCGCTCACCATTCCACATCTCCGAGTTTCTCTCGGGTGGGAACCTGGAGCAGCGCGTGCGCGCGGAGGGCACCCTCTCGCCCTTGGCGGCGGCCGACGTGCTGGACGCGGTCGCCGGCGCGCTGGGCGAGGCGCACGGGTACGGGATCGTGCACCGCGACGTGAAGCCGTCGAACATCCTCTTCGCCGAGGTGGGCGCGAAGCGCTTCCCCAAGATCGCCGACTTCGGCATCGCGCGGACGCCGGTGCCGACCGCCGAGGCCGCGAAGACCGGCCGCACGCCGAGCACGCCGCTGACGCTCTGCTCGCCGCGCTGGGCCGCGCCGGAGCAACTGTCCAGCGGCGTCGAGAGCGCCACGACCGACGTGTACTCGCTCGGCCTCGTCGCTCACTTCATGCTTACCGGCCGGCCCGCGTTCGACTCGGCGCGCATCCGCGAGACCTACCTGCCGCGCATCTTCGACGACGACTTCGCGACCCGCGCGATCCGCGCGAGCGGGCTCCCCACGCCGCTCGAGGAGGTCATCCTCGCGTGCCTGCGCGTGAGCCCCGCGCAGCGGTTTCACTCGCCCGCCGCCTTCGCGACGGCGTTCCGCGCGGCGGCCGCGACCCTGGACGGCGGGCCGCCACCGCCACGCGCAACCGCGGCCCCTCGCGAGCCCCGACCGACCGCCGCCACGGGGCCCACGAGCGCGCGCGGCACGGGGCCCGTTTCCATGAGCCTCGTGCCCGAGGTCGCCGACCTCGCCTTCGCGGCCGGCGGCACCGAGACCCGCGTGCGCCTCTCCTTTCAGCCAACCTCGGCCCGGGTGAACGTGCGAAACCTCTCCGGGTTCGTCGTCCGCGACGGCGCGCGCCCCTCCACCGCGGTGCTCCTCGACCGCGACGCCACCCTCACCTTCATGACCTCGAGCCAGGCCGTGCGCCTGGTCGCCCGCCTCGCCTTCGGGGAACGCACGGCCGAAGGCACGGTCTTTCTCGTCGACGGAGGGCCCGTTCTGATACCGTTCTCCACGGCGGGGCAGGCGGTCGCGCTCTACGTCACACACGCCTCGGGGCACACCCCTCAGGTGGTCATCGTCGGGCGAACCTAGCGACGGGCCCGGCGAGCAGCAGTGAGCAGGAGCGGTCGTGGAGGCGAAGGAGGACGGAGAAGAGCTGTTCGACTGGGACCTCGACGGCGACGACGACGTCATGGCCACCCAGACGCTGAGCACGCGTGACGGCGACTTCACCGGTCCGTCGGCGCCGACCGATCCGCTGGGCGTGCGCCCCTCGCGCGGCGCGATCCCCGCGAGCGTCCCCGAGCCGCCGCGGCCGCCGCGCCCTCCCACGCGCTCCACACCGCCGCTCCCCCCCGCGCACGCCCCGCCGCGCGCGCCCACCCTGTCAGGGGCCTACGGCGCGCTGCCGCCGCTCCGCGCGCCGAGCCCAAGCCGCCCGTTCTCCGGGTACCTAGGGCCGCAGACCGCGCCCCTTCCACCGGCGGCCTCGCCCCCTATGCACGCGGCCTCGCCGGCCACGCTCCCGCCGCCCACGCACCCGGCGCCACCCCCCACCTACCCGGCTCCCCCCAGCGCGCCCCTCGCGCCGCTGCCGCCACCGCAGGCGCCCCCTGCCCGCGCCGCCATGCCC
This genomic window from Myxococcales bacterium contains:
- a CDS encoding serine/threonine protein kinase — encoded protein: MSGRRDLHDTSERELPRGTRLLDRYVILDRYDGGGMATIYRAEDERLSRVVVAKVLRTTLVEGSGSTSGRALYHATYTHFLDEARALSKLQHPSTLRIYDFGYVGDASTPTEERSPFHISEFLSGGNLEQRVRAEGTLSPLAAADVLDAVAGALGEAHGYGIVHRDVKPSNILFAEVGAKRFPKIADFGIARTPVPTAEAAKTGRTPSTPLTLCSPRWAAPEQLSSGVESATTDVYSLGLVAHFMLTGRPAFDSARIRETYLPRIFDDDFATRAIRASGLPTPLEEVILACLRVSPAQRFHSPAAFATAFRAAAATLDGGPPPPRATAAPREPRPTAATGPTSARGTGPVSMSLVPEVADLAFAAGGTETRVRLSFQPTSARVNVRNLSGFVVRDGARPSTAVLLDRDATLTFMTSSQAVRLVARLAFGERTAEGTVFLVDGGPVLIPFSTAGQAVALYVTHASGHTPQVVIVGRT
- a CDS encoding S1 RNA-binding domain-containing protein, which produces MSTDAPAGDSFAALFEQQSHGRSDRRSRSFKVGDKLDVVVVQVGKDAVFVELDGKRQGFLEADELRDEAGEVTVKPGDRVTAHVLEANDQQGMFRLGKSFGKTHGVDGLERAKAAGVPVEGKVLALNKGGAEVEVGGVRAFCPMGQLDSRFVQDASAFIGQSLSFLVSEVKDGGKSVVLSRRALLERDAHEAFAKTQQSLVPGATLTGTVTSIRDFGAFVDLGGIEGLIPRSEIGHDRSVAVGDALRAGETVEVLVREVKEVPPPEGREGKGRRGPQLKITLSLKALMADPWQGLDLAEGKVLDGTVVRTQPFGAFVRIAPGVEGLLHVSEQPKGAELGEGTAVLVVVKKLDLLAKKIGLGVAPEGAAVGSVLEVPRAAVAVRVNAVVTGVVEKIETFGLFVQLDGVTGRGGRGLVPNAETGLPRGADLRKAFPEGTKVSAKVLETGEGKLRLSLRGAKDAEERAQFEQARSSMKAPASLGTFGDLLKKVDLSGGAKAGKGKKK
- a CDS encoding J domain-containing protein, which encodes MTQLFAPVCSVTPTRRRRFLWAAWWSGPPGREPFRPPDAASGGARTREEAHQQAERACGAPLVAIDGSWARAWARVLRGEPAFPSATGEGARVDGQARAPALNDAARAEPRSVWDTLGVPPSATDEEVKRAYRQRALETHPDRGGDAEAFRAVQRAYEVASARKAKAARRPKRRREPAG